Proteins encoded within one genomic window of Polaribacter sp. NJDZ03:
- a CDS encoding glycosyltransferase, with protein MKEKLDITVSIVLYNENLEELTETINCFLSIPLKKKLYLIDNTPEKMFNNLFLQNEIEYIAIGHNIGFGSGHNIVLDKIDKSSRFHLVLNPDVFFKPTVILNLIKELANNKEVAMIAPKVLFPDGRHQYSCRRYPSVSELIARRFSLLKPFFTAVILKGEYRERDLKVPFFAEYITGCFQLYRTEDFIALKGFDKRYFLYMEDVDICKKIDVLQKKKIYFPQEEIIHVLKQGSSKSKKLFLRHTLSVVKYFFKWGF; from the coding sequence ATGAAAGAGAAATTAGACATAACAGTATCTATTGTTCTTTATAATGAAAATTTAGAGGAGCTTACCGAAACAATAAATTGTTTTTTAAGTATTCCACTAAAAAAGAAACTTTATTTAATAGATAATACTCCTGAAAAAATGTTTAATAATCTTTTTTTACAAAATGAAATAGAATATATAGCTATTGGACATAATATAGGTTTTGGCTCTGGACATAATATAGTTTTAGATAAAATTGATAAAAGCTCTAGGTTTCACTTAGTATTAAACCCAGATGTTTTTTTTAAACCAACAGTTATACTTAACTTAATTAAAGAATTAGCAAACAATAAAGAAGTTGCAATGATTGCGCCAAAAGTTTTGTTTCCAGATGGTAGGCATCAATATTCTTGCAGAAGGTATCCTTCTGTTTCAGAGTTAATTGCTAGGAGGTTTTCATTGTTAAAACCATTTTTTACAGCTGTTATTTTAAAAGGAGAATACAGAGAAAGAGATTTAAAAGTGCCTTTTTTTGCAGAATATATTACAGGCTGTTTTCAATTATACAGAACAGAAGACTTTATAGCATTAAAAGGTTTTGATAAGCGATATTTCTTATATATGGAGGATGTTGATATTTGTAAAAAAATAGATGTATTACAGAAGAAAAAAATCTATTTTCCTCAAGAAGAAATCATACATGTTTTAAAACAAGGCTCTTCTAAAAGCAAAAAATTATTTTTACGACATACTTTATCTGTGGTTAAATATTTCTTTAAATGGGGGTTTTAA
- a CDS encoding T9SS type A sorting domain-containing protein — protein MKKNYIFTLLITLCLTGVSFGQEMLLNGGLENWDDDTSPTSWTKAESLTKITTEIHGGSFSAVRNGESGTKDLGQTITGIVPGESYTVSFWYKVTAGDDKDARIWCTWKNGSTTVYHAGDGNNRSADILRGPEDGYLDNNGGVWTKHEVIVTAPAGVDRFYYEVRSYSNSVTYWDDLSFIKNTTASVKNNAIEGFATYPNPITDKNFTISSNSSNTKQVAIFSVIGKKVFSTSFTGLKKNLDVSTVNSGIYILKVTEDGKTATKKLVIR, from the coding sequence ATGAAAAAAAACTACATTTTTACTTTATTAATTACACTTTGTTTAACAGGTGTTTCTTTTGGTCAAGAAATGCTATTAAACGGAGGTTTAGAAAATTGGGATGATGATACGTCTCCAACAAGTTGGACAAAAGCAGAGAGTTTAACCAAAATAACAACAGAAATACATGGTGGTTCTTTTTCAGCGGTTAGAAATGGTGAATCTGGGACTAAAGATTTAGGACAAACAATTACAGGAATTGTTCCTGGTGAAAGCTATACAGTAAGTTTTTGGTATAAAGTTACTGCCGGAGATGATAAGGATGCAAGAATTTGGTGTACTTGGAAAAATGGTTCAACTACAGTTTATCATGCAGGAGATGGAAATAATCGTTCTGCTGATATTTTAAGAGGGCCAGAAGATGGTTATTTAGATAATAATGGTGGTGTTTGGACAAAACACGAAGTTATCGTTACTGCTCCTGCAGGTGTAGATCGTTTTTATTACGAGGTAAGATCTTATTCAAACTCTGTTACTTATTGGGATGATTTATCATTTATTAAAAATACAACAGCATCAGTAAAAAATAATGCTATAGAAGGTTTTGCAACATACCCAAACCCAATTACAGATAAAAATTTTACGATTTCTAGTAATAGTTCAAATACTAAACAAGTAGCTATTTTTAGTGTTATTGGTAAAAAAGTGTTTTCTACTTCTTTTACAGGTTTAAAGAAAAACTTAGATGTTTCTACAGTAAACTCTGGAATCTACATTTTAAAAGTTACAGAAGATGGTAAAACAGCTACTAAAAAATTAGTGATTAGATAA
- a CDS encoding ABC-F family ATP-binding cassette domain-containing protein: MNYLSVENISKSYGERVLFEDISFGISKDQKVAFVAKNGSGKTSILNIIAGLDVPDSGQVVSRKGISIAYLAQKDDINPDLTIEETIFATDNKILSIVNQYEKALLNLDDTDAYQTAFEQMEQYNAWDFETQYRQILSKLKLDDLTLKVGALSGGQRKRLSLAIVLINKPDLLILDEPTNHLDLEMIEWLEAFFAKEKITLFMVTHDRYFLERVCNEILELDEGKIYKYKGNYSYYLQNKEERLALEATNLGKAKSLFKKELEWMRKQPKARTTKSKSRTDDFYQIKEKAHQRRQDHQVQLEINMERLGSKILELHKVSKSFGDKKILENFDYVFKRGERIGIIGKNGTGKSSFLNIITETAELDAGKVILGETVKYGYYTQAGIEIKEGQKVIDVVKEFGEFIPLTKGRKISASQLLERFLFDKKKQYDFVERLSGGEQKRLYLCAVLIQNPNFLILDEPTNDLDVVTLNVLESFLLDFPGNLLVVSHDRYFMDKIVDALFVFRGEGVVENFPGNYSDFRAYDDGSALTEVVAKPIGKQEDKKEVKKSNKNTLTFDEKREFGALEGDIERLQRRKATIEAEFLNVEIAPDDIAKKSEELQETIANLEQKEERWLELSMKLED; this comes from the coding sequence GTGAATTATTTATCTGTTGAAAATATCTCTAAGTCATACGGAGAACGCGTTTTATTTGAAGACATCTCTTTTGGAATTAGTAAAGACCAAAAAGTTGCCTTTGTAGCTAAAAATGGTAGTGGTAAAACATCTATCTTAAATATTATAGCTGGTTTAGATGTTCCAGACTCTGGGCAAGTAGTTAGTAGAAAAGGTATTTCTATTGCTTATTTGGCTCAAAAAGATGATATTAATCCAGATTTAACCATAGAAGAAACCATCTTTGCTACAGATAATAAAATTCTTTCTATTGTTAACCAATACGAAAAAGCATTATTAAACCTAGACGATACCGATGCATACCAAACTGCTTTTGAGCAAATGGAACAATACAATGCTTGGGATTTTGAAACACAATACAGACAAATTTTATCAAAATTAAAGTTAGACGATTTAACTTTAAAAGTAGGTGCACTTTCTGGTGGACAAAGAAAACGGTTATCTCTAGCAATCGTTTTAATTAATAAACCAGATTTATTAATTTTAGATGAGCCTACAAATCATTTAGATTTAGAAATGATCGAATGGTTAGAAGCTTTCTTTGCAAAAGAAAAAATCACTTTATTTATGGTTACGCACGACCGTTATTTCTTAGAACGTGTTTGTAACGAAATCTTAGAGTTAGATGAAGGTAAAATATATAAATACAAGGGTAATTACTCTTACTATTTACAAAATAAAGAAGAACGTTTAGCTTTAGAAGCAACCAATTTAGGGAAAGCTAAAAGTTTATTTAAAAAAGAATTAGAATGGATGCGTAAGCAACCAAAGGCAAGAACTACAAAATCGAAATCTAGAACAGATGACTTTTATCAAATTAAAGAAAAAGCACATCAACGTAGACAAGATCATCAAGTGCAATTAGAAATAAATATGGAACGTTTAGGAAGTAAAATTCTTGAACTTCATAAGGTTTCTAAGTCTTTTGGTGATAAAAAGATTTTAGAGAATTTCGATTACGTCTTTAAACGTGGAGAACGTATTGGTATTATTGGTAAAAACGGAACCGGTAAATCTTCTTTCTTAAATATTATTACAGAAACGGCAGAATTAGATGCTGGTAAAGTTATTTTAGGTGAAACTGTAAAGTATGGTTACTATACACAAGCTGGTATAGAAATAAAAGAAGGACAAAAAGTAATTGATGTTGTTAAAGAATTTGGAGAATTTATCCCTTTAACTAAAGGAAGAAAAATTTCTGCATCACAATTATTAGAGCGTTTTTTATTCGACAAGAAAAAACAATACGATTTTGTAGAAAGACTATCTGGAGGAGAACAAAAACGTTTATACTTATGTGCTGTTTTAATTCAGAATCCTAACTTTTTAATCTTAGATGAGCCAACAAACGATTTAGATGTTGTAACACTAAATGTATTAGAAAGTTTCTTATTAGATTTCCCTGGTAACCTATTAGTTGTTTCGCATGACAGGTATTTTATGGATAAAATTGTAGACGCATTATTTGTTTTTAGAGGCGAAGGTGTTGTAGAGAATTTTCCAGGAAACTACTCAGATTTTAGAGCGTACGATGATGGTTCTGCTTTAACAGAAGTTGTAGCAAAACCTATAGGGAAACAGGAAGATAAAAAAGAGGTTAAAAAATCAAATAAAAACACCTTAACTTTTGATGAAAAAAGAGAGTTTGGGGCTTTAGAAGGAGATATTGAAAGACTTCAAAGAAGAAAAGCAACGATAGAAGCAGAATTTTTAAATGTAGAAATTGCGCCTGATGATATTGCTAAAAAATCTGAAGAATTACAAGAAACAATCGCTAATTTAGAGCAAAAAGAAGAACGCTGGTTAGAGCTTTCTATGAAATTAGAAGATTAA
- a CDS encoding glycosyltransferase has product MKASQNKIIIAPLNWGLGHATRCVPIINALLENNFTPIIASDGNALTFLRKEFPYLEYIEIPAYNISYHRNLKLGLLFQIPKILKAVREECKIINDFILKNTDVVGVISDNRFGVRSSLVPSVYITHQVNVLSGRTTFFTSYFHQQIIKKFDECWIPDNENSQFSGKLSSTKKNLNTKFIGVLSRFKKAASTQNTDVLIILSGIEPNRTFLEKKLISVFKNDTRNIIFVLGKIESAKKSWKIGNTTFYNYVLSHELQDLINASKIVICRSGYSSIMDLAVLGKKVFFIPTEQQDEQEYLASFLEEKKYAPFSKMKDFVKEDIFKVEDYKGLKTVETILDSDLFSLFERKRKL; this is encoded by the coding sequence ATGAAAGCGAGCCAAAATAAAATAATAATTGCACCCTTAAATTGGGGTTTAGGTCATGCAACACGTTGTGTGCCTATTATAAATGCATTATTAGAAAATAATTTTACACCCATTATTGCATCAGACGGAAACGCCTTAACCTTTTTAAGAAAAGAGTTTCCTTACTTAGAATATATAGAAATCCCAGCTTATAATATTTCTTATCATAGAAATTTAAAGTTGGGATTACTTTTTCAAATTCCTAAAATTTTAAAAGCTGTTAGAGAAGAATGTAAAATTATAAATGATTTTATACTTAAAAATACAGACGTTGTTGGTGTAATATCAGATAACAGATTCGGAGTAAGAAGCTCGTTAGTTCCTTCGGTTTACATAACCCATCAAGTAAACGTCTTGTCTGGGCGTACCACTTTTTTTACTTCTTATTTTCATCAACAAATAATAAAAAAGTTTGATGAATGTTGGATTCCCGATAATGAAAATTCTCAGTTTTCAGGAAAACTATCATCAACCAAAAAAAATCTGAACACAAAGTTTATTGGAGTTTTAAGTCGTTTTAAAAAAGCAGCATCAACCCAAAATACAGATGTTTTAATCATTCTTTCTGGTATTGAACCCAACAGGACATTCTTAGAGAAAAAGTTAATCTCAGTCTTTAAAAACGACACTAGAAATATTATTTTTGTTTTAGGTAAAATAGAGTCCGCAAAAAAAAGTTGGAAAATAGGAAATACTACTTTTTACAATTATGTACTATCACACGAACTTCAAGATTTAATAAACGCGAGTAAGATTGTTATTTGTAGATCTGGTTATTCCTCTATAATGGATTTGGCTGTTCTGGGTAAAAAAGTATTTTTTATTCCAACAGAACAACAAGATGAGCAAGAATATTTAGCATCATTTTTAGAAGAAAAAAAGTATGCTCCATTTTCTAAAATGAAAGATTTTGTAAAAGAAGATATTTTTAAAGTTGAAGATTATAAAGGTTTAAAAACTGTAGAAACAATATTAGATTCAGATTTATTTAGCCTTTTCGAGCGTAAAAGAAAACTCTGA
- a CDS encoding 3'-5' exonuclease: protein MNLPLKLNDVLFLDIETVPEYEDWEQLAEETQVLYNKKTEYQRKEDVTAEEFYERAGIWAEFGKIVCISVGYFVDVEKRKQLRLTSFYGDDEHLLLMEFKSLLNLHFNKKSNVLCAHNGKEFDFPFIARRMIVHQIELPSKLNLFGKKPWEVPHIDTLELWKFGDYKHYTSLKLLTSILGIPSPKDDIDGSEVAKVYYKEKNLQRIVTYCEKDTIAVAQILLRFNNQELLKAEDIVSV from the coding sequence ATGAATTTACCTTTAAAACTTAATGATGTTCTTTTTTTAGATATTGAAACTGTGCCAGAATATGAAGATTGGGAACAGCTTGCAGAAGAAACGCAAGTACTGTACAATAAGAAAACTGAATACCAACGTAAAGAAGATGTTACGGCCGAAGAGTTTTATGAAAGAGCTGGTATTTGGGCAGAATTTGGCAAGATTGTTTGTATTTCTGTTGGGTATTTTGTTGATGTTGAAAAGAGAAAACAATTGCGTTTAACTTCTTTTTATGGTGATGATGAACATCTACTTTTAATGGAGTTTAAATCGTTACTAAACTTACATTTTAATAAGAAAAGCAATGTTTTATGTGCACATAATGGTAAAGAATTCGATTTTCCTTTTATCGCCAGAAGAATGATTGTACATCAAATAGAATTACCAAGTAAATTAAACTTGTTTGGTAAAAAGCCTTGGGAAGTTCCGCATATAGATACACTAGAACTATGGAAATTTGGCGATTATAAACATTATACATCACTAAAATTATTAACGTCTATTTTAGGTATTCCATCACCAAAAGATGATATTGATGGGAGTGAAGTGGCTAAAGTCTATTACAAAGAAAAAAACCTACAAAGAATTGTAACCTATTGTGAAAAGGATACCATTGCAGTGGCTCAAATTTTATTGCGTTTTAACAACCAAGAATTATTGAAAGCAGAAGATATTGTAAGTGTTTAA
- a CDS encoding exopolysaccharide biosynthesis polyprenyl glycosylphosphotransferase: MRKRYSTYIKPVSFFFDLLIINLVIFFIYDSEFLNKFFLVYISLFWLISSLVLGYYNTYRNTKLYQLIKILISQTVIFILGYFTYFGFFREGVVINNQAKILTIIIAFLWIFKLFVFYSIRLYRSKGNNYRNVVVLGSDSSTKKIIQTLIEDKELGYKYLGFFSDKVKVNKLYLGTIKASFKYVLKNEVDEIFCSLDELKEVELRKIRKFANRNNLILKLIPNSREIYNKDLNTEYFGNSLPILNVKKLPLEIFENRALKRFFDILFSFLIGILVFSWLFPIIILIIRIESKGATIFKQKREGINGGDFMCYKFRSMYQEKSIDAGHTKKNDARITKVGAFLRKTSIDEFPQFINVFLGQMSIVGPRPHMNIHSLKFDKEVNNYMKRKSVKPGITGLAQVSGYRGEIQKKSDIENRVRLDVFYIENWSFLLDIKIIFKTCMNIFKGEEKAY, from the coding sequence TTGAGAAAAAGATATTCAACATATATAAAACCAGTATCATTTTTTTTTGATTTATTAATAATAAACTTAGTAATCTTTTTTATCTATGATTCTGAGTTTTTAAATAAATTTTTTCTAGTTTACATTTCCCTATTTTGGTTAATTTCTTCTTTAGTTTTAGGATACTATAATACGTATAGAAATACCAAACTTTATCAGCTTATTAAAATATTAATATCCCAGACGGTTATTTTTATTTTAGGCTATTTTACTTATTTTGGTTTTTTTAGAGAGGGGGTTGTTATTAATAATCAAGCAAAAATTTTAACAATAATTATAGCATTTTTATGGATCTTCAAACTTTTTGTTTTTTATTCGATAAGATTATACAGGTCTAAAGGTAATAATTACAGAAACGTTGTTGTTTTAGGGAGTGATAGTTCAACAAAAAAAATTATACAAACATTAATAGAAGATAAGGAATTAGGATATAAGTATCTAGGTTTTTTTTCTGATAAAGTAAAAGTTAATAAGTTGTATTTAGGTACTATTAAAGCTAGTTTTAAATATGTGTTAAAAAATGAAGTTGATGAAATATTCTGTTCTTTAGATGAATTAAAAGAAGTAGAATTAAGAAAAATAAGAAAGTTTGCGAATAGAAATAATTTAATACTAAAATTAATACCTAACTCAAGAGAAATATATAATAAAGATTTAAATACAGAGTATTTTGGTAATTCTTTACCAATTTTAAATGTAAAAAAATTACCACTTGAAATCTTTGAGAATAGAGCTTTAAAAAGATTTTTTGATATTTTATTTTCTTTTTTAATCGGTATACTTGTTTTTTCATGGCTATTTCCTATTATTATTCTTATTATAAGAATTGAATCTAAAGGGGCAACAATTTTTAAACAAAAAAGAGAAGGTATTAATGGAGGAGACTTTATGTGTTATAAATTTAGATCTATGTATCAAGAAAAATCAATAGATGCAGGCCATACAAAGAAAAATGATGCCAGAATTACTAAAGTAGGAGCTTTTTTAAGAAAAACAAGTATTGATGAATTTCCTCAATTTATTAATGTATTTTTAGGTCAGATGAGTATTGTAGGGCCAAGACCACATATGAATATTCATTCTTTAAAATTTGATAAAGAAGTTAATAATTATATGAAAAGAAAGTCTGTAAAACCAGGAATTACTGGTTTGGCTCAGGTTAGTGGTTATAGAGGTGAAATACAAAAAAAATCAGATATAGAAAATAGAGTTCGTTTAGATGTTTTTTATATAGAAAATTGGTCATTTTTATTAGATATTAAAATTATATTTAAAACTTGTATGAATATTTTTAAAGGAGAAGAGAAAGCATATTAA
- a CDS encoding cell wall metabolism sensor histidine kinase WalK, which translates to MKIKKTYSYALWSAVYLTMLTVVIALIFYYFFSNHIGAVSVFFSIVVLFVISFFIIQYRTEHFIYRRLKKIYEDVSILDVNDLRRDSVTTDIEKLSKRMQRFVEGKRLEIKSLTERDSFRRDFLGNVAHELKTPLFTVQGYILTLIEGAVNDKEIRTKYLERANKGVERLVAVIKDLDMIAKLENDGMKLNKDVFNILELVQNVFDMFEMRAKKRNIILKFDRIHEFPVFVKGDAEKIEQVLINLIVNSIKYGKPNGTTIVAVESYNENKFIVKTIDNGEGIKPQHLSRLFERFYRVDQSRSREQGGSGLGLSIVKHIIEAHNETILLKSTYGEGSEFSFTLEKAK; encoded by the coding sequence ATGAAAATTAAAAAAACGTATTCTTACGCACTTTGGTCTGCCGTATACTTAACAATGCTTACTGTTGTTATCGCATTAATATTCTATTATTTTTTTTCTAATCATATTGGTGCCGTTTCTGTCTTTTTTTCTATTGTAGTTCTTTTTGTAATTTCCTTTTTTATCATTCAGTATAGAACAGAACACTTTATTTACAGACGTCTTAAAAAAATATATGAAGATGTTTCTATTTTAGATGTAAACGATTTACGAAGAGATTCTGTAACTACAGATATTGAAAAACTTTCTAAAAGAATGCAAAGATTTGTAGAAGGTAAAAGACTAGAAATAAAAAGTTTAACAGAGAGAGATTCTTTTAGAAGAGATTTTTTAGGAAATGTTGCACACGAACTAAAAACACCTTTATTTACGGTACAAGGCTATATTTTAACCTTAATTGAAGGAGCCGTAAATGACAAAGAAATTAGAACAAAATACTTAGAAAGAGCCAATAAAGGAGTAGAAAGATTGGTTGCTGTTATTAAAGATTTAGATATGATTGCTAAATTAGAAAATGATGGTATGAAACTAAATAAAGATGTCTTTAATATTTTAGAACTTGTACAAAATGTCTTTGACATGTTTGAAATGAGAGCTAAAAAAAGAAACATTATCTTAAAATTTGATAGAATTCATGAATTTCCTGTATTTGTAAAAGGAGATGCAGAAAAAATTGAACAAGTTTTAATAAACCTAATTGTAAACTCTATTAAATATGGTAAACCAAACGGTACTACTATTGTTGCGGTAGAAAGTTACAATGAAAATAAATTTATTGTTAAAACAATAGATAATGGTGAAGGGATTAAACCACAACATCTTTCGCGTCTTTTTGAGCGATTTTATAGAGTAGACCAAAGCAGATCTAGAGAACAAGGTGGTTCTGGTTTAGGTTTGTCTATTGTAAAACACATTATAGAAGCACATAACGAAACCATTTTACTAAAGAGTACTTATGGCGAAGGATCAGAGTTTTCTTTTACGCTCGAAAAGGCTAAATAA
- a CDS encoding response regulator transcription factor produces the protein MNKSDIKILLVDDEPDIIEIVGYNLKNEGYQIFTATNGVEAVKAAKKNIPHLILLDIMMPEMDGIEACEKIRKVKSLENVIIAFLTARGEDYSQLAGFEAGADDYITKPIKPKVLISKVKSLLRRLKTKKDSEETFKIGDIVIDRDEYVVYKAGKRISLPRKEFELFSLLTSKPGKVFKREVILDTVWGNEVVVGGRTIDVHIRKLREKIGDDHFKTVKGVGYKFVLEGAEH, from the coding sequence ATGAATAAAAGTGATATTAAAATTTTATTGGTAGATGATGAACCAGATATTATAGAAATTGTTGGTTACAATTTAAAAAATGAAGGTTATCAGATATTTACAGCAACAAATGGTGTAGAAGCTGTTAAAGCTGCTAAGAAAAATATTCCTCATCTAATTTTATTAGATATTATGATGCCAGAAATGGACGGAATAGAAGCTTGCGAAAAAATTAGAAAAGTAAAATCACTAGAAAACGTTATTATTGCATTCTTAACAGCTAGAGGCGAAGACTATTCTCAATTAGCTGGTTTTGAAGCCGGTGCAGATGATTATATTACAAAACCTATTAAACCTAAAGTTTTAATAAGTAAAGTAAAATCTCTTTTACGAAGACTAAAAACAAAAAAAGATAGCGAAGAAACTTTTAAAATTGGTGATATTGTTATCGATAGAGATGAATATGTAGTCTATAAGGCAGGAAAAAGAATATCGCTACCTAGAAAAGAATTCGAATTATTTTCTTTGTTAACCTCTAAACCTGGTAAAGTTTTTAAAAGAGAAGTTATATTAGATACCGTTTGGGGAAATGAAGTTGTTGTAGGCGGCAGAACTATTGATGTACACATTAGAAAACTGCGTGAAAAAATTGGTGACGACCACTTTAAAACTGTAAAAGGGGTTGGCTATAAGTTTGTTTTAGAAGGTGCAGAACATTAA
- the purD gene encoding phosphoribosylamine--glycine ligase — protein sequence MNVLILGSGGREHAFAIKLLESKKINKLFVAPGNAGTDKIATNINIDATDFEAVKKVTLENDIKMVVVGPEVPLVAGVHDFFLADEKLKDIPVIGPKKDGALLEGSKDFSKQFMQKHGVPTARYQSFTKDNLQEGFDFLETLAPPFVLKADGLAAGKGVLILNSLEEAKTELEDMVSNKKFGEASTTVVIEEFLKGIELSVFVLTDGKSYKILPSAKDYKRIGEGDAGLNTGGMGAISPVPFADKAFLDKVEELVVKPTIAGLQKDGIDYRGFIFIGLMNDNGNPSVVEYNVRMGDPETEVVLPRIESDLFELFEGVAHQNLHEKSFSVTDKTATTVMLVSGGYPDAYEKNKEITGYDTVEDSFVFHAGTTIKDGKVVTNGGRVIAVTSFGNTIEEALEKSYKSIDKIHFDKMNYRKDIGFDLV from the coding sequence ATGAATGTACTTATTTTAGGTTCTGGAGGTAGAGAACACGCTTTTGCAATTAAATTATTAGAAAGTAAAAAAATTAATAAACTATTTGTAGCTCCAGGAAATGCCGGAACAGACAAAATTGCCACCAATATTAATATTGATGCTACAGATTTTGAAGCGGTTAAAAAAGTAACCTTAGAAAACGACATTAAAATGGTTGTTGTTGGTCCAGAAGTACCTTTGGTAGCTGGAGTTCACGATTTCTTTTTGGCAGACGAAAAGTTGAAAGATATTCCTGTAATCGGACCTAAAAAAGACGGAGCATTGTTAGAAGGATCTAAAGATTTCTCTAAACAATTTATGCAAAAACATGGCGTTCCAACAGCCAGATATCAATCTTTTACGAAAGATAATTTACAAGAAGGTTTTGATTTCTTAGAAACCTTAGCACCACCTTTTGTATTAAAAGCAGACGGTTTAGCAGCAGGAAAAGGAGTATTAATTTTAAACTCTTTAGAAGAAGCAAAAACCGAATTAGAAGATATGGTTTCTAACAAAAAATTCGGAGAAGCATCTACAACCGTTGTTATCGAAGAATTTTTAAAAGGAATAGAATTATCTGTCTTTGTTTTAACAGACGGAAAAAGCTATAAAATTTTACCATCAGCAAAAGATTATAAGAGAATTGGAGAAGGTGACGCAGGTTTAAATACTGGCGGAATGGGCGCAATTTCTCCTGTACCATTTGCAGATAAAGCATTTTTAGATAAAGTAGAAGAATTGGTTGTAAAACCAACAATTGCAGGTTTACAAAAAGACGGAATAGATTACAGAGGTTTTATCTTTATTGGTTTAATGAACGACAACGGAAACCCTTCTGTGGTTGAGTATAACGTGAGAATGGGGGATCCGGAAACGGAAGTTGTTTTACCAAGAATTGAGTCAGATTTATTTGAATTGTTCGAAGGAGTGGCACATCAAAATTTACATGAAAAATCATTTTCTGTAACCGATAAAACGGCAACAACCGTAATGTTGGTTTCTGGCGGATACCCAGATGCATACGAGAAAAATAAAGAAATTACAGGTTACGATACCGTAGAAGATTCTTTCGTTTTTCATGCAGGTACTACCATTAAAGATGGTAAAGTGGTTACAAACGGAGGTAGAGTTATCGCGGTAACTTCTTTTGGTAACACCATTGAAGAGGCTTTAGAAAAGAGTTATAAAAGTATAGATAAGATTCATTTCGATAAAATGAATTACAGAAAAGACATTGGTTTCGATTTAGTGTAA